A stretch of DNA from Solenopsis invicta isolate M01_SB chromosome 5, UNIL_Sinv_3.0, whole genome shotgun sequence:
tataatattatcttacTGTATCCcatgttgtaaaaataaattaagacactaatactatgtaaaaaatgtgaGACAAATGTTCCATTATCATTTAAATAGCATTATTGTAAAAGTGAGATGGCGATACACGACGTGCAACCAATTGAGGCTGAATTGGATTCGCGTTGCGGTTCATTCCCGATACAATATAACTCATCTATTGatttaattagcaattaaaattttatgaaagtatCAATCCGCAGAAAAGATTATACATATGGATATACGTGTTTCGTAGATCATTTCAATCTCGTAGATATTACACAACGCTGTTTTTTATCCCAATCGTAATCACAATGTGTAACAGATGTAACTctctcagaaaaatttttaataataagagtaaaaatattgatgcaCTTAATCTTGTTGCAACTATACAAATTACTTATTAacgcaatattaatataaagtccacaatcttttttcttctctaccAACTAAAATAAGAGTGATTTATTGTCTTGAGAGTagagtaatttatataaattttattgtaaacattattaaatttgaaataaaaacttcTAAGACGTTATAAGGTACGATGATTAATTGCCACGCAGTTCGAGACACTACCGATAAGTAACCATGCGGAACAATCGTTCTTTCGTAGGAAAGATTCGCCTCGCGATTGTTCGTTAAATATGGGGCTTGTGCCTCGATTTGTGCGTTCTATTGTATCTctgtattaataaagttttttttgcaaCGAGAGAGAGTTCCTTCTTTACGAGTGCGCGAGTGTTGCAAGTGAATTCTAATCCAGCGAGCGGAACAACATGTTATCGAAAAATGacacttatataattaaaacatgttGTTGGATAGCCAAAATAAACTAAACTTTAATTTCgcaaaattatagaataagttCTAGTCGTTCGACCTGATCACCCCTACGCTGTGACGAAACGAACATATCATTCTTTGTTAGCGAGAACAAACTGACGCACGCGACGCTACTTATCACTGCAACAGCGACCTAGGTTGAGTTGCTACACTGAGCCTTGGCGTTGATCGCGCTAttgttaaaacttaaaattctaataaattatagtttaatgattaataacgtgtacacatattatttatataaacgcatataaaattatatttttttattgttttttacattttaaattaactttaaaaaatgtttcctattttaaatttggctataactttttaactttgaaaataataaaaaaaatagaaaaaattgcaaagctTAGATAGGCCATAAAGTGTATATACTGTTACCTTAGTATATGTGTATTAGTCTCTCGTATTGtgtttttttcatttaacaaaattccaatttttttcagccagagatacttttaattttgtaaatatgtgtaaaacaaatttttatattataaaacgttatattaaaataaattaattttaacactgctcacaaagtaatatttaaatattaactgtaaaaaattacaatttgtattcttttttttcctcattgaatttattttctgttaagTGTATTACGAATATGTACGTACTGATACGCAAAGAAAAACCTAAAAAGATAATGATTTCTTTAggaggaaaaaatttatttaattgatgtaaAACATATTGATGAGTATAAGGTGtaaactaatttaaatatttaaattataacaacatgaaattctaatattttgatCATATCGTAATACAATACATCTATCCActtacaaagaaataattttattttgcaattttttaaatttgatctcTATCTTTTATTGTTCATATTTGCACGTTCGATAAGCTTGATTAATTactttagtaattaattaagtattaaaatgcgattaaatattaaaatagattttactttaataaattaaatgcatttaatttgctaatatcgtgataaattttaaatggaaCGTACTTTATTGGTGCACAATAAGTAGAACGTTCTTTGTGTTCATGAAGCATCGAGAAAAATTCACGACGTGCAAGCTTCTGTGAGTGTTTCGCATCTAGATAAGatttactattttttctataaaatattctgtattacAAGGATCTTTAATATGTAATCAACAGTCATACTCTCGTTTGCAAAATGATCAGAGTCCACTAGAAATATAATAAGTGGCGAAAATGAAGGAGAAGATCCATAAGCAAGTAAAAGACATTTCGCCGTCGATAGAGCGCATCTTACGTCCAATATCGTACACCTCCTGGCTCCTGGGTGTTGGTGTAGCACATCCGCGAAAGTGTCCTAAAGCTATAACGATAATCATACGTATAATTCACATGGCTGCGTGTTTCTATGCCGCTATACGCGACATACTATATTTCATCACAAGTAATTCTTTCATTATTTAGAGAGATTTATTCACGTATCTTCTGTActtatattttctaaacaaaatgATGTGATatcaatcttttattatatttatcacggAATCAAGCAGTACAACAAGTGGCCGGAATTGATGGATAGATTGAAGGAACTCGATCAGAACATCAGGAAAGAAATATCCATGAATGACCAACCAATAAAAATTGTCGAAGCGCTAGCAGTTTCCATGACGTTTACTTTCTGTCCTTTGATGCCGATTATTCGAGTTCTGTATTATTATCTTACCTTTGAATATCCGGTACCCATAGCTTTTATAAGAGACACGATGTTTTACTACATATTAGCACAGTTGTTAATCAACAGCTTCGTCGTCGACGTTGTCGTCTTTGTGTTATATCGcagatttcaaataataaataaattaatcaaccAGTTGGAAAAATTATCCGATTTGCAATGGATCGCGTTCAAGATTAGACGCATCAGAGAATTGTATGCCGGTGAGTCTTTGCGAATATTATATAGTCCgataatatagatttatatggcacaaaatataatttaatattgtctATGAAAAAGTTGCGATGATATTATAGTCGAATTTTAAATTCTGTTGTGCAGATATTTGTGATCTCGCCAGCATGGTAAACGACATTCACGGTCTTCATCTCCTGTTCTGCACTGGGAATTGCTTCACTATGGCTGTAGCTTCACTATACCATCTTTTTCTGAGCCCCCCTGACCAGCAGTTAAGGCAGATATATCATTTCTTATGCATTATATATTCCTTGCAATTTTGTCTGATCTGTTGGATTTGCACTCGCgtgtaaagaatttaatagGACCGGGAGAAttatacacaaaattatattgaattgtaAACCTGTAAATCTTGATAAGCACAAGACGAGTAATCGATCAAGTCTAGAAGTGCGAGCTTCAGTGGAAGATTCAATTGGAGAGCAAAATTCTAATTGTAGCAGCAGTCACAATCCGTATGTTGTGGAAAATTTTTTGGGCAAAAACCTAGACCAAACGTGTATCACAAAAGAAGTTCATGATTTTTCGATTCAACTGCAGCAGAATCGAATAACATTTACGGCCTGTGATTTCTTCGAAATAAACAATGCTTCATACGGTTGGGTAAgtatatagtttaattttttcattacaatttcCGTAGAAGAGAAGCTTCTTtctaattgcaatttaaatgaTACGAATTAtcagaacaattaaaaataaagtatactTGTTTTTCAGTTTGTTGGGCTGATCGTCACTTATCTAATTATAATCCCACAATTACCACAacaataactaattaaaagaaagtacttcaaatatatttaaagccTTTGAAAATGTGAAATCCAGTTATTATATAGACAGCATTATTGTAAAAGCAAGGTGGCGATACATGATACGCAACCAATTGCAACTGAATTAGGTTCGCGTTGCGCCTCCTCACTGATATACAGTAatttaattagcaattaaagaaatttgccAAAGTATTAATCCGCGGAAAAGATTGTATATGTATGGATATATGTGTCTTGTACTTTCAATTTTGTAGGTATTACACAGTGCTTTCGATTATCCCAATCGTAATCATCTTACTAACGGATGTAACCCTTTTAcgaataaagttttttattgggCCACCTCAGATTTCAACCGCATATGatttttctgaatttattttgaaagaaaatatcaaCCTAGAAAGATTTCCGTCTGAGAGTAAGCAGTTTGCTGTGGGCATTGgaataaatttttgagattttttggTATATGAACCTTATTTTTCAGAACCTTATATTTCAGATCATAGCTCATGAATAACTGAAtcgatttttaattacaaacaagCATTTGAAAGCTGAAAATTACATCAGAATtatgaaaaaaggaaaaattttaaaaaattacaattaaatattaattgttattaaacttttattatcatattttactCACAATCAAATGACGATGATGATTACacattagttttttatttcgaTGATTCCAATTCATTTTGTTTCGATGCGCATTGTATTTTGAACAACCATTGCGCATCTTGCGCAGTAAAACCTTGTTTTATAAGATGCGCTTAGTGTaaactatattatttcttttactacCTGTTTTTGAAAGACAGGATGGTTCACTTTTGttcattgaataaataatttataaaagtttttttaaaaatctataacaataaaattatgtaataaacaaCTAATCGTAAGGCACTAACTCACTTGTTTGCAGCAAGTTGAGggttaaatatttgaaattattccacattttaaattaatgtttaaaaatgttccCTGTTTTTAATTTGGCTGTAAGTAATTCATTTTGGAATCAGaactagaattaaaaaatatcgcgAAGCGTAGATGGGTCATATACACTAATGTTACCTCAGTATATTTATACTATAGTTTTTCTTAATAAGtcttttatttaacacaatttgaattttttttcaaccatACATTTGATtccgtaaatatatataaaacaaatttttatatttaaaaagcgttgtattcaaataaattgattttaacacTTATTAtagagtaataatttaatattttaactgtacaaaaaatacaatttgtattctttttttcctcattaaatttattttctgttaagGGAGTATGTGTATGTATTGATATACAAGAAAAAGTACGAAAAGGAAGTGAGTTCTTTAGtaggagaaaatttatttaattgatgtacaatatattaataggTATAaggtgtaaaataatataaatactgaAATTATAGCAATTTAagattctaatattttaattatgttgtaATACAATACATCTatccacttattaaaaaataattttattttgtaattttttaaatgtgatcAGTATCTTTTGTCGTAAGGAGCGAATATCACAGCGCGCATTCAAATAGACACTAACCGTTGGAACGAAAACATCTCGAGCAATACGCGCTATAAACATTTCAGCAATACAAGTCTATAATTATCTCGAGCAATTTTCTTGTAACGGACATCTATACTGCTGATCTTTCCTTGAATTCAATTAAATCAtgaatgatatatattattcaaatagtGCATTTTTCTCACAATCTCTAAGATCCATATGTGATCATTCCCAAAGTCATATGAAAAAAAAGCAGTTCTTCAAGTGTGTATACTGAGGATTTTCCGAGGGGGTAACCACTAGCTAAAATATTGTCCCACAGATTACATGATTTCATTTGACTGCAAACTATTTCATTAAGATTTCTGgtgattttatatgatttcacAATTTCCAGTGATTTCGTCTAATTATACAATGATTTTTcgtgattgaaatttattatgattggtaaaaaattttttttagagaaatatcacaaaaatttttaatgatcctttttttagaaatagcatgatgTGGTTTCTAATAACTATTTTTGACCAAACGTTGGTTACAAGAACAAAGAGttcaataattacattaatttcatAACAAATTTCATGACAATAGCACATAATTTTCAATGATTACACAAAAATCGAAAATGATTTCTGGTGAttttattacgatttttaataacattttatgtaacaacatatgatttcattatgatttatggtgatttcatatgattttattatgatttctgGTGATTTCATTTGACTTCAGGATTACATCTAATTACAAAATGATTTCATATTGATTTTGAGGACACTCCCacaattacattaaatgatCACGCCCTCGGTATTTTCCAGTGCCTCGTAATGCACGCAACACTTATAAATAGCACGTAGTTTAATGTTGCACCAGTAGAACGTTTTTTGTCGTACATGAAGCATCAAGGAAAATTCGCGACGTGCGCGCTTCTCAGAGTGTTTTGCTTCCAAACAATATCTACTATTCcttctataaaatattctatatcgCAAGGATTTATAATACGTAATCAGCAACTATACTCtcgtttgtaaaataaaaacagttgCTTCTCAAGATAATAAGAGGCGAAAATGGAGCAGATGTTCCATGTGCCAGTGAAAGACAGTTCATCGTCGGTGGAGAATATCTTACGTCCAATATCGTACATGTCCTGGCTCCTGGGTGTCGGCATAGCACATCCGCAAAAGTATCCCAAAGCTATAACGATAAtgatacgtataatatatacgATTGTGTATTCTTATGGCATGATATACGATACAATACGTTTCTTCATTCGTCCTTTTTTCTggaaatatattagaataatggtgtttatacattttctaaacAAAACGTTGTGTTACCTATCAgccttttattatatttatcacggAATCAGACAGTATAACAAGTGGCCTGAACTGATGGATAGATTGAAAGAACTCGATcagaaaatcagaaaagaaaTATCCATAAATGATCggtccataaaaataattgaagcgCTAGAAGTTTTCATGACGTTCATTTGTTTTCCTTTGATGCCGATTATTCATATTTCTTATTACAGTATCTTAACATcatcgtataattataatatatgggATAAGACTTTTATAATAGATATAGTGTTTTACTACATATTAGCGCAGGCGTTATTCAACATCTTCGCCTTCAATGTTGTCGTCTTTGTGTTATATCGcagatttcaaatattaaataaattgattggcCAGTTGAATAAGTTATCCAATGTGCAATGGATCGCGTTCAAGATTATACGCATCAGAGAATTACATGCTGGTGAGTTTTTGCGAATATTATATAACCCAATAATGTAGATTTATATggttagaaatataatttaatactatctatttaaaaattgtaatgatgTTATATTCAAATTGTAAATTCTGTTGTGCAGACATTTGTGATCTCGCCAGCATGGTAAACGATATTTACGCTCTTCATCTCCTCTTCTTCTCGATGAATTGCTTCACCATGGCTGCCGCTGCActattcaatttttacattgccATCATCCATGGCTACCCGCGAGTACTGATATACTCATTTTATCAAATTGTATATGTCATGCAATTTTGGCTGATTTGTTGGATTTGCACACTCGCGTGTCAAGAAGCCAATATCACcggaaaaattatacacaaaattGTATTGAATTGCAAACCTGTGAATCTTGACACGCACGAGGCAAGTAATCAATCACGTATAGAAGTGCGTCCTTCACTGGAAGATTACAACGGCGAGCAAAATTCTAATTGTAGCAGAAGGCACAATCTGTATGTCGTGGGAAATTTTTTGTGCAGAAATCTGGACCGA
This window harbors:
- the LOC105195382 gene encoding uncharacterized protein LOC105195382 isoform X2, yielding MEQMFHVPVKDSSSSVENILRPISYMSWLLGVGIAHPQKFQILNKLIGQLNKLSNVQWIAFKIIRIRELHADICDLASMVNDIYALHLLFFSMNCFTMAAAALFNFYIAIIHGYPRVLIYSFYQIVYVMQFWLICWICTLACQEANITGKIIHKIVLNCKPVNLDTHEASNQSRIEVRPSLEDYNGEQNSNCSRRHNLYVVGNFLCRNLDREYVTKEVNDFLTQLQQNRVAFSACDFFEINNASFGCLVGVIFTYLIIFIQFYEDPKIENKS
- the LOC105195382 gene encoding uncharacterized protein LOC105195382 isoform X1, whose protein sequence is MEQMFHVPVKDSSSSVENILRPISYMSWLLGVGIAHPQKYPKAITIMIRIIYTIVYSYGMIYDTIRFFIRPFFWKYIRIMVFIHFLNKTLCYLSAFYYIYHGIRQYNKWPELMDRLKELDQKIRKEISINDRSIKIIEALEVFMTFICFPLMPIIHISYYSILTSSYNYNIWDKTFIIDIVFYYILAQALFNIFAFNVVVFVLYRRFQILNKLIGQLNKLSNVQWIAFKIIRIRELHADICDLASMVNDIYALHLLFFSMNCFTMAAAALFNFYIAIIHGYPRVLIYSFYQIVYVMQFWLICWICTLACQEANITGKIIHKIVLNCKPVNLDTHEASNQSRIEVRPSLEDYNGEQNSNCSRRHNLYVVGNFLCRNLDREYVTKEVNDFLTQLQQNRVAFSACDFFEINNASFGCLVGVIFTYLIIFIQFYEDPKIENKS